In Gemmatimonadota bacterium, one DNA window encodes the following:
- a CDS encoding TetR/AcrR family transcriptional regulator, with translation MADPQDSPLVRAPLQERSRKTLERILAAGWTLLEEGGPDALTVQAITRRARTSVGSFYARFQGKDDLLRYMGEDALDKAITGWTELKSSLEGGESEADSGDGLRATLEPAVHGLGELYLSGEGRDLAFMEGIEDAAPSRRRRLEDRVAKELAGFLPGDGLRTELAVRVLTGTLHDAAVRARSPRSTTPSPYPVPDLLLSELVELLTGYLGGEVRPPQQRDVEAPTEEEADATADVSAETPEDGEQAASDGAATPPDDSAAPPAPDPFEVWG, from the coding sequence ATGGCCGACCCGCAGGACTCTCCGCTCGTCCGCGCGCCGCTCCAGGAGCGGAGCCGGAAAACCCTCGAACGGATACTGGCTGCCGGGTGGACGCTCCTCGAGGAGGGAGGCCCGGACGCGCTGACGGTGCAAGCGATCACCCGCCGAGCGCGCACGTCGGTCGGCTCCTTCTACGCGCGATTCCAAGGGAAGGACGATCTGCTCCGCTATATGGGAGAGGACGCCCTCGATAAGGCGATCACCGGCTGGACCGAGCTGAAGAGTTCGCTCGAGGGCGGAGAATCCGAAGCCGACTCCGGCGATGGCCTCCGCGCAACGCTCGAGCCGGCCGTGCATGGCCTCGGTGAGCTCTACCTCTCCGGCGAAGGTCGGGACCTCGCCTTCATGGAGGGGATCGAAGACGCGGCCCCCTCACGCCGCCGCCGCCTCGAGGACCGGGTTGCGAAGGAGCTCGCCGGCTTCCTCCCCGGAGACGGTCTCCGCACCGAGCTCGCGGTCCGCGTCCTCACGGGGACGCTCCACGATGCCGCGGTTCGCGCGCGTTCCCCGCGGTCCACCACCCCTTCGCCCTATCCGGTGCCGGACCTGCTCCTCTCGGAACTGGTCGAGCTCCTGACGGGATATCTGGGTGGGGAGGTGCGACCCCCACAGCAGCGGGACGTGGAAGCGCCGACGGAAGAAGAGGCGGACGCCACGGCGGACGTTTCAGCTGAAACGCCGGAGGATGGCGAACAGGCGGCGTCCGACGGCGCGGCCACGCCGCCCGACGACTCCGCGGCTCCCCCCGCCCCCGACCCCTTCGAGGTCTGGGGGTAA
- a CDS encoding VOC family protein translates to MSGADYRVPDRATIGHVHLKVADLERAIAFYAGVLGFELTQRYGKEAAFLSAGGYHHHIGLNTWESEAGPPPQPGTTGLYHLAILYPSRFELARAVWRVLDAGVQLDGAADHGVSEAIYLRDSDGNGVELYRDRPKDEWPADAEGKLLMGSRPLDLEELLAEARKG, encoded by the coding sequence GTGAGCGGAGCGGATTACCGAGTTCCCGACAGGGCCACGATCGGGCATGTGCATTTGAAGGTCGCCGACCTCGAGCGGGCGATCGCCTTCTACGCCGGCGTCCTCGGATTCGAGCTCACGCAGCGGTACGGAAAGGAGGCCGCCTTCCTCTCCGCCGGGGGCTACCACCACCACATCGGGCTGAATACCTGGGAAAGCGAGGCCGGCCCACCTCCACAGCCGGGAACTACGGGACTCTATCACCTCGCGATTCTCTATCCGTCGCGCTTCGAGCTCGCGCGCGCCGTCTGGCGGGTGCTCGACGCCGGAGTCCAGCTGGATGGAGCGGCCGATCATGGAGTGAGCGAGGCGATCTACCTCCGCGACTCCGACGGAAACGGGGTGGAACTCTACCGCGACCGGCCGAAGGACGAATGGCCGGCGGACGCGGAAGGAAAGCTTCTCATGGGAAGCCGCCCCCTCGACTTGGAGGAGCTTCTCGCCGAGGCCCGGAAGGGGTAA
- a CDS encoding AraC family transcriptional regulator, whose amino-acid sequence MPPERLPAFSLIAPPYRDYLELSPEDALPARPGVLWGAGLVWNMDQGRADAHLRFAAARPGGLPLLVVLPAADSLRRLKPRVLEIVEDTRPHSILPQHPKPSPEEIAHLLRREPDVLAGEILDFLIWRGLHLDQETRRILRRMIELSANVATLSAVARGVYLSRRALGRRFKDRGLPVPSHWLQFCRVLRAIMRLQNSDASLFDIARSMGYPDGFTLSNQMERILGVRPSFARERFGWEWVLEAWLLRERECGGLLQALKGPTPSRAETPMEASAAAPEEPVGNPAEGDADGPADESEAKRNGAAA is encoded by the coding sequence ATGCCGCCCGAGCGCCTTCCCGCATTTTCCCTGATCGCTCCTCCGTATCGTGACTATCTGGAGTTGAGTCCCGAGGATGCTCTCCCGGCCAGGCCCGGTGTGCTTTGGGGTGCCGGGCTGGTCTGGAACATGGACCAGGGAAGAGCGGACGCTCACTTGCGGTTCGCCGCGGCGAGGCCCGGCGGGCTCCCCCTTCTCGTGGTCCTTCCCGCGGCGGATTCACTGCGCCGTCTCAAGCCTCGCGTCCTCGAGATCGTCGAGGACACGCGCCCCCACTCGATCCTTCCCCAGCATCCGAAACCCAGCCCGGAAGAGATCGCCCATCTCCTTCGCCGCGAACCGGACGTTCTGGCGGGAGAGATCCTCGACTTCCTCATCTGGCGTGGGCTCCACCTCGACCAGGAGACCCGCAGAATCCTAAGGCGCATGATCGAGCTTTCGGCCAACGTTGCGACACTCTCTGCCGTCGCGCGGGGGGTCTACCTGTCCCGTCGTGCCCTCGGCCGTCGGTTCAAGGATCGTGGCCTCCCGGTCCCCTCCCATTGGCTCCAGTTCTGCCGGGTTCTCCGAGCGATCATGAGGCTCCAGAATAGCGACGCCTCCCTATTCGACATCGCCCGCTCCATGGGCTATCCCGACGGATTCACTCTCAGCAATCAGATGGAGCGGATCCTGGGCGTTCGCCCTTCGTTCGCCCGTGAGCGCTTCGGCTGGGAGTGGGTGCTCGAGGCTTGGTTGCTCCGCGAACGAGAGTGCGGGGGCCTGCTTCAGGCGTTGAAAGGACCGACACCATCGAGGGCAGAGACCCCCATGGAGGCCAGCGCCGCGGCTCCGGAAGAGCCCGTCGGGAACCCCGCTGAAGGGGACGCCGACGGACCAGCGGACGAGAGCGAAGCGAAGCGGAACGGAGCCGCGGCGTGA